One stretch of Schizosaccharomyces pombe strain 972h- genome assembly, chromosome: III DNA includes these proteins:
- the bis1 gene encoding splicing factor Bis1 — protein MSLAKKIDDDEKQLVKPVNKEQTYKKPIPLEEDDYIEGLSYIIQQQYFPDLPKLKAEVVLESEEVGSFDAQNESRDEKLKYLIAKNSEDPLRKRLPSLAIHEITKAQLDGENKPISVASYQNKFTSEDNASFGELMEDESRLRAEQHKRRFGVHSQQPSNSIQTIGYSNSDAIKSIAWKEKDKSIKTWNYQPKNALMYTPETNHSSSLSQIKKQSTEIQADATGLSQSFLEAANQPSTDPIVPPSVNETDASVNGYPLVDVNFGQAVGSSSKSYFNIPERPRRERLHAMRVRDIRSHSTNTTITSVDSASTALNSYSTPNSVSRKLTNLTPAARRLVARSYLRSPLHGSSPSASRHTALRTSIPKFSWTPTPRVKSTAPTPKRV, from the coding sequence ATGTCCTTGGCAAAAAAGATcgatgatgatgaaaaacAGTTAGTAAAACCTGTGAATAAAGAACAAACGTACAAGAAACCAATTCCacttgaagaagatgacTACATCGAGGGTTTAAGCTACATAATTCAACAACAATATTTTCCTGACCTTCCTAAGCTGAAGGCTGAAGTCGTGCTCGAAAGTGAAGAAGTAGGAAGTTTTGATGCACAAAATGAGTCAAGGgatgaaaaattgaaatacCTCATTGCTAAAAACTCAGAAGATCCATTGAGAAAGAGGCTTCCATCGTTAGCTATTCATGAGATTACCAAAGCACAGCTGGATGGAGAAAATAAACCGATTAGCGTTGCTTCCTATCAAAATAAGTTCACATCAGAAGACAATGCCTCTTTTGGAGAGCTAATGGAAGATGAGAGTCGATTGAGAGCTGAACAGCATAAACGACGATTTGGGGTCCATTCACAACAGCCATCTAACTCCATTCAAACTATTGGTTACTCAAATTCTGATGCAATCAAGTCAATTGCATGGAAAGAGAAAGACAAGAGTATTAAAACTTGGAACTACCAGCCAAAGAATGCCTTAATGTATACTCCAGAAACTAACCATTCTTCATCCCTGTCTCAgataaaaaagcaaagcaCTGAAATTCAAGCGGATGCAACTGGCTTATCGCAGTCTTTTTTAGAAGCAGCCAATCAACCTAGTACGGACCCAATAGTCCCCCCGTCTGTCAATGAGACTGATGCTTCTGTCAATGGATATCCTTTAGTTGATGTTAATTTTGGACAAGCAGTGGGATCCTCTTCGAAATCATACTTCAACATCCCAGAACGGCCTCGACGAGAGAGACTACATGCTATGAGAGTGCGCGATATTCGTTCCCACTCCACGAATACCACCATTACATCAGTGGATTCTGCATCAACTGCTTTAAATTCTTATTCTACTCCTAACTCTGTATCCAGAAAACTGACCAATTTAACTCCTGCCGCCCGACGTCTTGTCGCACGTTCGTATCTCAGATCACCTTTACATGGTTCTTCTCCGTCTGCTTCTCGTCACACCGCCCTAAGGACTTCCATTCCCAAATTCTCATGGACTCCTACCCCGCGGGTAAAATCGACTGCCCCTACACCTAAAAGGGTTTAA
- the cif1 gene encoding calnexin independence factor Cif1: MSEEIITESIVKNFGSAETSVGEKQPKRKRSEVRAEKLKARKLQKAAEIVQKQKENRKILKDVSLKRLSKSLDRSLPSENTIDQISFNHAMSEEDASGYQIGDKHKNLLLYKLSSSSGSVFTENLYSTIQEFLSAQKVDIADSKNTYVFGSTFDKKSHALVKTSDSVRSLKYGSFVKACAPLFRFASGIIKAHAPHFHQALLKLELAPSALRFGVFPNFSLQSVSNGYMSMESNFSSIKYGFVVIIIVGELNDVELKIPAISHSLKLKDGSILVLRSSLLHQWYSLPKQSILYEIRLFAMSSLWHYEKNKSIKIAKKDDI, translated from the exons ATG AGTGAAGAAATTATAACAGAAAGCATTGTAAAGAATTTTGGTTCTGCTGAAACATCAGTGGGAGAAAAGCAGCCGAAACGAAAACGTTCAGAGGTGCGAGCTGAAAAGTTAAAAGCACGAAAGCTCCAAAAGGCAGCAGAGAttgttcaaaaacaaaaagagaatagaaaaattttaaaagacgTTTCTTTGAAACGTTTGTCAAAATCTCTCGATCGAAGTCTTCCATCAGAAAATACAATAGATcagatttcttttaatcaTGCTATGTCGGAAGAGGATGCTTCTGGTTATCAAATTGGTGATaagcataaaaatttgcttttatatAAGctttcttcctcttcaggATCTGTTTTTACGGAGAACCTATACTCAACTATTCAAGAGTTTTTATCTGCTCAAAAGGTTGATATTGCAGACTCTAAAAATACCTATGTTTTTGGCTCTACGTTTGACAAAAAGTCACATGCATTAGTGAAAACCTCTGATAGTGTGAGGTCCCTAAAATATGGAAGCTTTGTAAAAGCATGCGCACCTCTGTTTCGCTTCGCAAGTGGAATAATCAAAGCGCATGCACCACATTTCCACCAGGCTTTATTAAAACTTGAATTGGCTCCTTCAGCTTTAAGATTTGGCGTCTTTCCTAACTTCTCTCTTCAAAGCGTTTCTAACGGCTACATGTCTATGGAATCTAATTTCTCCTCTATTAAATATGGTTTTGTTGTGATTATCATCGTAGGGGAACTAAATGATGTTGAGTTAAAAATCCCTGCAATTTctcattctttaaaattaaaggatGGTAGCATTCTTGTTCTCCGCTCCTCTCTTTTACACCAGTGGTATTCATTACCAAAGCAAAGCATTTTATATGAAATTCGTCTATTCGCAATGTCTTCCCTTTGGCATTAcgagaaaaataaatccatAAAAATTGCCAAAAAAGATGATATTTGA
- the wtf9 gene encoding wtf antidote-like meiotic drive suppressor Wtf9 → MKNNYTSLKSPLDEEDELKTDHEIDLEKGPLPEYDSEEEGALPPYSDHALVNNPPNTHRENHSSGTTDNSSPLLIKLLISFTSIILFNAPAVCYLKYKDAFFKNYGAVEWTLFGFWCFVCTLALIFLTYFYETWTKAVKVTVISLAQCVKVTAVFLAKCVKVTAVGLYNSREKWVVIIWLLWVVICYTLFLRAKFGNLNLDKALICSTCSISAALLLFLLYVRLPFWTLKHMFSGLFQVLGVQSCVVIVQKGLMHLFDKHIDGTGYEIEASSLFVIGNFLFFYEMECPGALKRMPKFIRNGIASFLGGIANAIGGANDNNDIPLEETEAESEV, encoded by the exons atgaagaataattacacttctttgaaaagtcctctagatgaagaagatgaattgaAGACAGATCATGAAAtcgatttggaaaaaggaCCACTCCCAGAATATGATTCGGAGGAAGAGGGCGCATTACCTCCATATTCAG ATCACGCACTTGTAAATAATCCTCCTAACACACATAGAGAAAACCATTCTTCTGGGACGACAGATAATTCTTCCCCTTTGTTGATAAAACTGCTAATATCATTCACTTCAATCATTCTATTCAATGCTCCAGCAGTTTGTTATCTAAAGTATAAGGacgctttttttaaaaattatggtGCAGTGGAATGGACattatttggattttgGTGTTTTGTTTGCACTTTGGCTTTAATATTCTTGACTT ACTTCTATGAAACTTGGACCAAGGCAGTTAAAGTAACTGTAATTTCCTTGGCACAATGTGTAAAAGTGACTGCAGTTTTCTTGGCAAAATGTGTAAAGGTAACTGCGGTCGGCTTGTACAACTCAAGGGAAAAATGGGTAGTAATAATTTGGCTATTATGGGTAGTCATTTGCTATACACTTTTTCTTCGCGCCAAATTCGGTAATTTGAACTTAGACAAGGCTCTCATCTGTTCTACATGCAGTATTTCAGCtgctttacttttatttttactataTG TTCGTCTTCCATTTTGGACACTCAAGCATATGTTTTCTGGTTTGTTTCAAGTACTGGGTGTACAAAGTTGTGTCGTTATTGTACAGAAAGGTTTGATGcatttatttgataaacaTATCGACGGGACAGGCTACGAAATTGAAGCCTCTTCACTCTTTGTTATaggaaattttcttttcttttacgaAATGG AATGTCCAGGTGCTCTCAAAAGGATGCCCAAATTTATCAGGAATGGTATAGCTTCTTTCCTAG GAGGTATAGCAAATGCGATTGGAGGTGCCAACGATAATAATGACATTCCCTTGGAAGAAACGGAGGCCGAAAGCGAAGTCtaa